Proteins encoded within one genomic window of Amycolatopsis sp. 2-15:
- a CDS encoding RHS repeat-associated core domain-containing protein, which translates to MVTVLLSVLALLGATTSVVGAAPKPALPAQSAAAPKPADFGPDAAKSADVALDGYGDAQGYHVELGREVAGFAWQEVALIHPAGFDDDSWTGYQCVSGDGKYAAVAILPGSAVNTQAARDHGAFAYSIDLGTGTVRALAGGVGLKYYSPGCGIGDAATFTVALDGQTRLLTANLSTGKIDADVTVPGQITSSVPTGSGVVGVAGNRLLSLSVKGKLAVLATLPGDVYDVRPAADGGVSFLHTKPGTRTATAAHEHADTVTTLGSGDLTRVQLFQGRAGHAVLSGATPTAPSGLGAAGVRDVADRGLAHGAESSSLDGDALLGPDADGRKSAPVLLATKTGKLLAPAVPAATRAATTAVPTYSAAPKPAQAPHQNRLSPKGDAAPTATTTPNATQVQTPKCAVPPLNANRQVMQPNPAQVNWAVQMAEQDLLTGSAYTRPAGFDNLGLVAYAPNSDFPLIPLSHPSGGTNTVPRSIFEGIMAQESNWSQASWHAPAGTAGDPLISSYYGAGGDIVSINYAASDCGYGISQVTDGMHIGDHSLSEHGQWKVAVDYQENIAAGLQILETTWNQLYAAGITANNGDPRYLENWYFAAWAYNSGIQPNAANGNTTGCTPGPSCTSPHGTWGLGWTNNPANLDYPPNRDPYLQDTYADAAHPASWPYQERVLGWTASPLIRYGSQAYAKPTYNGGQRWVQPAPFTAMCSLVGNQCDPNATNTSIPGASHCMLDDFECWWHNPVTWIPSCATTCATSPYAVSGGSEPANPTQNPPTCSQDTSKVPGGSIIVDDEPNRLNLQGCGGANWSSNGTFTYTYGTNSAGDPIGAIDTHQLGTGLGGRVLFTHTEDGSNPSLINTGVWTPNLPSLQYYKVKLHLPGLGAEATNVVYNINPGGGVAPWKIRVNQAWNSEQWVTIGTFAMQNGGNVTLTNDGSSQDNGGYGYSDFDVAFDAVAFVPEGGTPGQPIGGPPGIQDEPRGSNPAFIACGCARRTAGDPVDTATGYFGDEFNDLTTPGRGMPLTFTRSYAESIADPNGPNKTLAADGPFGWGWTYSYNLTAVDDAATGQVTVRQEDGSAVVFNATGSTFTPVAPRYDATLTTSGSSYQYTRRGKEIFTFDAASGRLTAETDLAGSKASPPYQTTLAYDGAGHLSTITDPANRKYTLSWTGNHIIGVSDTAGRQVTYGYDTNGNLTDVYGIGTTRTPALQDDDHTQYTYDGNHLMTSMRSPANFGGPATAKTSMVYDSAERVQTQTDANGHTTTFTYGPDGGLAAGQTEVTDPAGHKKLDTYQNGLLTAETLGYGTADAGTTSYTYDPVTLGVSAQTDPDGGLQTYTYDDHGNKTSESNSLGFTTDYVYDDAANLLETIDPDGVATVNQYDQAGHVPAGTGGGLDLTSRTVTRANNVVESATGNFGPAPTRTATFFYDDPAHPADLTRAVDPNGKTTSVAFDAYGDQISVTDAAGDKTQSGFDTATGWLVARVDGNGTAAGVVPSCIPPAKGCTTYGHDAYGNVTLTTDPLGHVASAHYDADSHQTSATDANHRTTSTTFDAAGQPVKVTQPDNSTQITDYNPDGTVADTIDGLAEKTVYGYDGQDRKTSRTDPAGRKSALHIDPAGRVLTATDPGGRVTTNGYDPAGQLTSMTYSDGETPMAAYSYDPAGHRLSMTDGTGTSTWTYDAFGDVVSQTQGSGATVEYGYDDNGNQISITYPDHTNPVTRTFDDAERLKTVTDWSGNKTTFGYDGDSAVNTTQYPNGATITNGYDDSDHLTSTSAGTGNITALSANYGRDPIGQLSSRTIGSATQTFGYNAREQLSSDGTNTYTVDAAGNPVQIAAATQAFDSAGQICWTLPSGSVTTPSCGTVPAGATGYTFSSSGERKTGGSATYSYDQASRLTAFSRGGVSATYGYNGDGMRMSKTSGGTTATFVWDAGSTPNVLNDSVNDYLYGPDGLPIEQVGPDGSFWYVHDQVGSTIALLNGAGAVAGSYTYTPYGAATASGSADTPLRFTGQYTDAESGLVYLRARFYDPATALFLTVDPQVDSTHSPYGYVMGNPVNLTDLSGMCWSGFGWACAAANFVWEHKTAFEVGLAVASLAIPVVGEFVGGTLLADTVIGVGVSEGAAMLGNGLFYADTALSIADARYTCQTGSAAGCAVGVASVATGAAGYAFGAGARAAGKLAGSAGSAIGRWGYRQASRGLNIGAWLQNIASLGYSIAGGCNLDTSQDPNLLNR; encoded by the coding sequence ATGGTGACGGTTCTGCTCAGCGTGCTCGCACTGCTGGGGGCGACCACCTCGGTGGTCGGTGCGGCCCCGAAGCCGGCTTTGCCCGCTCAATCCGCTGCGGCGCCGAAACCCGCCGATTTCGGTCCTGACGCGGCGAAATCCGCCGATGTCGCGCTTGACGGCTACGGCGATGCGCAGGGCTATCACGTCGAGCTGGGCCGGGAGGTTGCCGGGTTCGCGTGGCAGGAGGTCGCGCTGATCCACCCGGCCGGGTTCGACGACGACTCGTGGACCGGCTACCAGTGTGTGTCCGGCGACGGGAAGTACGCCGCGGTCGCGATCCTGCCGGGCTCGGCGGTGAACACCCAGGCCGCGCGCGACCACGGCGCCTTCGCCTACTCGATCGACCTGGGCACCGGCACTGTGCGCGCGCTGGCCGGTGGCGTCGGCCTCAAGTACTACTCGCCCGGCTGCGGCATCGGAGACGCCGCGACGTTCACCGTCGCCCTCGACGGGCAGACCCGGCTGCTCACCGCGAATCTGTCCACCGGCAAGATCGACGCGGACGTGACAGTCCCGGGGCAGATCACCTCATCCGTCCCGACGGGCTCCGGCGTCGTCGGCGTCGCCGGCAATCGGCTGCTCTCCCTGTCCGTCAAGGGAAAACTCGCCGTGCTGGCCACGTTGCCCGGTGACGTCTACGACGTGCGCCCAGCCGCCGATGGCGGTGTCAGCTTCCTGCACACCAAGCCGGGCACCCGGACCGCGACCGCCGCGCACGAGCACGCCGACACGGTCACCACACTCGGCTCCGGCGACCTGACCCGGGTACAGCTCTTCCAAGGCCGCGCCGGACACGCTGTACTGTCCGGCGCCACCCCCACCGCGCCCAGCGGGCTGGGGGCGGCAGGCGTCCGCGATGTCGCCGACCGTGGTCTTGCACACGGCGCCGAATCGTCCTCTTTGGATGGTGACGCGCTCCTCGGGCCGGACGCCGACGGCCGCAAATCCGCACCCGTACTGCTGGCGACGAAGACCGGTAAGTTGCTCGCCCCCGCGGTACCCGCCGCCACCCGCGCTGCCACTACCGCCGTGCCCACCTACTCCGCTGCGCCGAAGCCTGCCCAAGCCCCGCACCAGAACCGGCTGAGCCCGAAGGGAGACGCGGCCCCGACGGCCACCACAACGCCGAACGCCACCCAGGTACAGACGCCGAAGTGCGCCGTGCCGCCACTGAACGCGAACCGGCAGGTGATGCAGCCGAACCCGGCGCAGGTCAACTGGGCGGTGCAGATGGCTGAGCAGGATCTGCTGACCGGCAGTGCCTATACCCGACCGGCCGGGTTCGACAACCTGGGCCTGGTCGCTTACGCGCCGAACAGCGACTTCCCGCTGATCCCGCTGTCGCACCCTTCGGGTGGCACGAACACCGTGCCGCGCTCGATCTTCGAGGGCATCATGGCTCAGGAGTCGAACTGGTCGCAGGCTTCCTGGCACGCCCCGGCCGGTACGGCGGGTGACCCGTTGATCTCCAGCTACTACGGCGCAGGTGGCGACATCGTCTCGATCAACTATGCCGCTTCCGACTGCGGCTACGGCATCAGCCAGGTCACCGACGGCATGCACATCGGCGACCACTCGCTGTCCGAACACGGCCAGTGGAAGGTCGCCGTCGACTACCAGGAGAACATCGCCGCCGGCCTGCAGATCCTGGAGACGACCTGGAACCAGCTCTACGCCGCCGGTATCACCGCGAACAACGGCGACCCGCGCTACCTGGAGAACTGGTACTTCGCCGCCTGGGCCTACAACTCGGGCATCCAACCGAACGCGGCCAACGGCAACACCACTGGCTGCACCCCCGGCCCTTCCTGCACCAGCCCGCACGGAACGTGGGGCCTGGGCTGGACCAACAACCCGGCCAACCTGGACTACCCCCCGAACCGCGACCCGTACCTGCAGGACACCTACGCGGACGCGGCGCACCCGGCGAGCTGGCCGTACCAGGAGCGCGTGCTGGGCTGGACCGCGAGCCCGCTGATCCGCTACGGCAGCCAGGCGTACGCGAAGCCGACCTACAACGGCGGGCAGCGCTGGGTGCAGCCCGCTCCGTTCACCGCGATGTGCTCGCTCGTGGGCAACCAGTGCGACCCCAACGCCACCAACACGTCCATCCCGGGCGCCAGCCACTGCATGCTCGATGACTTCGAGTGCTGGTGGCACAACCCGGTGACGTGGATCCCCAGCTGTGCCACAACGTGTGCGACCAGTCCCTACGCGGTCTCGGGCGGGTCGGAACCGGCGAACCCGACCCAGAACCCGCCTACCTGCAGCCAGGACACATCGAAGGTGCCCGGCGGTTCGATCATCGTCGACGACGAACCGAACCGGCTGAACCTGCAGGGCTGCGGCGGCGCGAACTGGTCCAGCAACGGCACGTTCACCTACACCTACGGCACCAACTCCGCCGGTGACCCGATTGGCGCGATCGACACTCACCAGCTCGGCACCGGCCTCGGCGGCCGGGTCCTGTTCACCCACACCGAGGACGGCTCGAATCCTTCACTAATCAACACCGGCGTGTGGACGCCGAACCTGCCCTCACTGCAGTACTACAAGGTCAAACTGCACCTGCCCGGCCTCGGCGCCGAAGCCACGAACGTCGTCTACAACATCAACCCCGGCGGGGGCGTCGCACCGTGGAAGATCCGGGTCAACCAGGCCTGGAACTCCGAGCAATGGGTCACTATCGGCACCTTCGCCATGCAGAACGGCGGCAACGTCACCCTCACCAACGACGGCAGCTCCCAGGACAACGGCGGCTACGGCTATTCGGACTTCGACGTCGCCTTCGACGCCGTCGCGTTCGTCCCCGAAGGCGGTACCCCCGGCCAGCCGATCGGCGGGCCGCCCGGCATCCAGGACGAACCCCGCGGCAGCAATCCGGCTTTCATCGCCTGTGGTTGCGCACGCCGCACTGCGGGCGATCCCGTCGACACCGCGACGGGCTATTTCGGCGACGAATTCAATGATTTGACCACGCCTGGCCGCGGGATGCCGCTCACGTTCACCCGAAGCTACGCTGAGAGCATCGCCGATCCCAACGGTCCCAACAAAACTCTCGCGGCCGACGGGCCATTCGGCTGGGGCTGGACGTACTCGTACAATCTGACCGCTGTCGACGACGCGGCTACCGGCCAGGTGACGGTGCGACAGGAGGACGGTTCGGCAGTCGTTTTCAATGCCACCGGAAGCACCTTCACTCCGGTCGCACCGAGGTACGACGCGACACTGACGACGTCCGGATCGTCTTACCAATACACCCGGCGAGGCAAGGAAATCTTCACGTTCGACGCCGCGAGCGGACGCCTGACGGCGGAGACTGACCTGGCGGGAAGCAAAGCGTCCCCGCCCTACCAGACGACTTTGGCCTACGACGGCGCCGGTCACTTGTCGACGATCACCGACCCCGCAAACCGGAAATACACGCTCAGCTGGACGGGAAACCACATCATCGGCGTTTCCGACACTGCCGGCCGCCAGGTGACCTACGGATACGACACGAACGGCAATCTCACCGACGTCTACGGAATCGGGACCACCCGGACTCCCGCCCTCCAGGACGACGACCACACGCAGTACACCTACGACGGCAACCACCTGATGACATCAATGCGGTCCCCAGCTAACTTCGGCGGCCCTGCCACGGCGAAAACGTCGATGGTGTACGACAGCGCTGAACGGGTGCAAACGCAGACGGATGCCAACGGACACACGACGACGTTCACCTACGGTCCAGACGGCGGCCTCGCCGCCGGACAGACTGAGGTGACCGATCCCGCAGGCCACAAGAAACTGGACACCTACCAGAACGGGCTGCTGACCGCAGAGACCTTGGGGTACGGCACGGCCGACGCCGGCACCACGTCCTATACCTACGATCCGGTCACCCTGGGCGTGTCCGCACAGACCGACCCCGACGGCGGCCTGCAGACATACACCTACGACGACCACGGCAACAAGACCTCCGAGTCCAACTCGCTCGGCTTTACGACCGATTATGTCTACGACGACGCCGCGAACCTTCTCGAGACCATCGACCCCGACGGCGTGGCGACGGTCAACCAGTACGACCAGGCGGGGCACGTCCCGGCGGGGACCGGCGGAGGGTTGGACTTAACCTCGAGAACGGTCACCCGCGCGAACAACGTAGTGGAATCCGCGACCGGCAACTTCGGCCCGGCTCCGACCCGTACCGCCACGTTCTTCTATGACGACCCCGCCCACCCAGCCGATCTGACAAGAGCGGTCGATCCCAACGGCAAGACCACCAGCGTCGCATTCGACGCCTACGGCGATCAGATATCGGTGACCGACGCCGCCGGGGACAAGACCCAGTCAGGATTCGACACCGCGACCGGCTGGCTTGTCGCGAGGGTAGACGGGAACGGGACGGCGGCGGGAGTCGTTCCCAGCTGCATCCCGCCGGCCAAGGGCTGCACCACCTACGGGCACGACGCCTACGGAAACGTCACCCTCACCACGGATCCGCTTGGCCACGTCGCTTCCGCGCACTATGATGCCGATAGCCACCAGACGTCGGCCACTGACGCCAACCACCGGACGACGAGCACGACGTTCGATGCGGCGGGGCAACCGGTGAAGGTGACCCAGCCCGACAATTCCACACAGATCACCGACTACAACCCGGATGGAACTGTGGCCGACACGATCGACGGCCTCGCTGAGAAGACGGTGTACGGCTACGACGGACAAGACCGAAAAACTTCTCGCACAGATCCTGCCGGCCGGAAATCGGCCCTGCATATCGACCCGGCGGGGCGCGTGCTGACCGCAACCGACCCGGGCGGCCGGGTGACCACCAACGGCTACGATCCGGCGGGGCAGCTCACCTCCATGACCTACTCGGACGGCGAGACGCCCATGGCCGCGTACAGCTACGACCCCGCGGGTCACCGGCTGTCGATGACAGACGGGACCGGCACATCAACCTGGACTTACGACGCCTTCGGCGACGTCGTCTCGCAGACCCAGGGTTCGGGCGCGACCGTGGAGTACGGCTATGACGACAACGGCAACCAGATCAGCATCACCTACCCGGACCACACCAACCCGGTGACCCGGACCTTCGACGACGCCGAGCGGCTCAAGACCGTGACTGACTGGTCCGGGAACAAGACCACCTTCGGTTACGACGGCGACAGTGCCGTCAATACGACCCAGTATCCGAACGGCGCGACCATCACCAACGGCTACGACGACAGCGATCACCTGACCAGCACGTCCGCCGGCACCGGGAACATAACCGCGCTGTCCGCGAACTACGGCCGCGACCCGATCGGCCAGCTGTCGTCCAGGACGATCGGATCAGCCACCCAGACCTTCGGATACAACGCCAGGGAGCAGCTCAGCTCCGACGGCACGAACACCTACACCGTCGATGCGGCGGGCAATCCGGTACAGATCGCCGCCGCCACTCAGGCATTCGACTCTGCGGGGCAGATCTGCTGGACGCTTCCGAGCGGCTCGGTCACCACCCCGAGTTGCGGCACCGTGCCGGCCGGTGCCACGGGCTACACTTTCAGCTCGTCCGGCGAGCGCAAGACGGGTGGTTCAGCCACCTACAGCTACGACCAAGCAAGTCGGCTGACCGCGTTCAGCCGAGGAGGTGTGTCAGCGACGTACGGGTACAACGGGGACGGTATGCGGATGTCGAAGACATCCGGCGGGACGACAGCCACCTTCGTCTGGGATGCCGGCTCAACCCCGAACGTCCTCAACGACTCCGTCAACGACTACCTGTACGGACCAGATGGCCTCCCCATCGAGCAGGTCGGACCTGACGGTTCGTTCTGGTACGTCCACGATCAGGTCGGCTCGACCATCGCACTGCTCAATGGCGCAGGAGCCGTGGCGGGCAGCTACACCTACACGCCGTACGGGGCCGCAACTGCGTCGGGCTCCGCCGACACACCACTCCGTTTCACCGGACAGTACACGGACGCGGAATCCGGACTGGTCTATCTCCGCGCCCGGTTCTACGATCCGGCAACCGCCCTGTTCCTCACGGTAGATCCACAGGTCGACAGCACGCACAGCCCGTACGGCTACGTGATGGGCAATCCGGTCAACCTGACCGACTTGTCCGGGATGTGCTGGTCTGGGTTCGGTTGGGCCTGTGCCGCAGCGAACTTCGTCTGGGAGCACAAGACCGCCTTCGAGGTGGGACTCGCGGTCGCGTCGCTGGCCATTCCCGTGGTTGGCGAATTCGTAGGCGGCACCTTGCTCGCCGACACAGTGATCGGTGTAGGCGTCAGCGAAGGCGCGGCGATGCTCGGCAACGGCCTGTTCTACGCGGACACAGCGCTGTCCATCGCGGACGCCAGATACACGTGCCAGACAGGAAGCGCGGCCGGTTGCGCGGTCGGCGTGGCGAGCGTTGCGACGGGTGCCGCGGGGTATGCCTTCGGCGCCGGTGCGAGAGCGGCCGGAAAGCTGGCTGGCAGCGCCGGCTCGGCGATTGGCCGATGGGGTTACCGCCAGGCGTCACGCGGCCTCAACATCGGTGCCTGGCTGCAGAACATCGCGTCGCTAGGCTATTCGATCGCGGGCGGCTGCAACCTTGACACCTCCCAGGACCCGAACCTGCTGAACCGTTAG
- a CDS encoding RNA polymerase sigma factor yields MVDEVADDGEVIAASADRPDLFAVIFDRHAASVYGYLASRLGQQIADDLLADTFLAAFSARQRYDSARAGVRPWLFGIATNMIARHRRDEVRRHRLTSAAARDDDGGHDDRVTAELAAQAMRPLLSAALAGLSQGDRDVLLLIAWEQLSYEEVAAVLAIPLGTVRSRLNRARRKVRAILAANSVVTVDEE; encoded by the coding sequence GTGGTTGATGAGGTGGCCGATGACGGCGAGGTGATCGCTGCGTCGGCTGATCGCCCGGACCTGTTCGCCGTGATCTTTGATCGGCATGCGGCATCGGTCTACGGGTACCTAGCGAGTCGGCTGGGCCAGCAGATTGCCGACGATCTGCTGGCCGACACGTTCCTGGCGGCGTTCAGTGCGCGTCAACGTTATGACTCGGCCAGGGCCGGCGTACGTCCCTGGCTATTCGGCATCGCGACGAACATGATCGCGCGGCATCGGCGCGACGAGGTGCGGCGCCACCGGCTCACTTCTGCCGCGGCGCGCGACGACGACGGCGGGCATGACGATCGAGTCACGGCAGAGCTGGCTGCACAGGCGATGCGGCCGCTGCTGAGCGCGGCGTTGGCTGGCTTGTCGCAGGGCGATCGGGACGTTCTGTTGTTGATCGCATGGGAGCAGCTGAGCTACGAGGAGGTTGCCGCAGTGCTGGCGATTCCGTTAGGGACTGTCCGGTCCCGGCTCAACCGGGCACGTCGCAAGGTCCGTGCGATCTTGGCTGCGAATTCAGTAGTGACTGTTGATGAGGAGTGA
- a CDS encoding CU044_5270 family protein, translated as MDEVEMIKAGRPPRQLPDDATLTAARAQLITVATQESRGRRNPKPSRYWVLTGTLATAAAAAVVVGVVFAPSPAGREPVPSAASPAAVSPGVVRAVDVVKILNTAAQRALALPNVPPRPDQYVYTQYTDGRQVWRSVDGGHTGLVQRSDGSRDVTPGCSDGQASAVDKAGQEVPGTTTPCSAEGAAYKPGLPTDPAALLTYLNGNVPYSADRPGDVNRVAKGTMELFDTTYLTPATRAALFKTIATLPGLHLDTTASDSLGRQGIGISWTYGSTNQLVFDPSTYTFLGVTTSADNGTEGASSVARVAIVDQAGQTPSN; from the coding sequence ATGGACGAGGTTGAAATGATCAAGGCCGGTCGGCCACCGCGACAACTGCCCGACGACGCCACGTTGACCGCTGCTCGTGCTCAGCTGATCACGGTCGCAACGCAGGAGTCGCGTGGCCGCAGGAATCCCAAGCCATCCCGATACTGGGTACTGACCGGCACCCTGGCGACGGCAGCTGCGGCTGCAGTCGTGGTCGGTGTGGTTTTTGCGCCCAGCCCCGCCGGGCGCGAGCCTGTCCCGTCGGCCGCCTCGCCGGCTGCGGTCTCGCCAGGCGTGGTCCGAGCTGTCGATGTGGTGAAGATCCTCAACACTGCCGCACAACGAGCGCTGGCACTACCGAACGTGCCGCCCCGTCCCGATCAGTACGTCTACACCCAATACACCGACGGACGGCAGGTGTGGCGATCGGTCGATGGCGGGCACACGGGGTTAGTGCAGCGCAGCGACGGATCTCGGGACGTGACTCCCGGGTGCAGTGACGGCCAGGCCAGTGCCGTGGACAAGGCCGGCCAAGAGGTTCCGGGCACGACCACCCCGTGCTCCGCGGAAGGCGCAGCGTATAAGCCAGGATTACCGACGGACCCCGCCGCGTTGCTGACCTACCTCAACGGCAACGTACCCTACAGCGCGGATCGGCCCGGCGACGTGAACCGGGTGGCGAAGGGAACGATGGAGCTGTTCGACACCACCTACCTCACTCCGGCCACCCGCGCCGCGCTCTTCAAGACCATTGCCACGTTGCCCGGCCTCCACCTCGACACGACCGCGTCAGACTCGCTGGGACGCCAAGGGATCGGCATCTCATGGACTTACGGAAGCACGAATCAGCTCGTCTTCGACCCCAGCACCTACACGTTCCTCGGCGTCACGACTAGCGCCGACAACGGGACCGAGGGTGCGTCATCGGTAGCCAGGGTCGCGATCGTCGACCAAGCGGGTCAGACGCCCTCCAACTAA